CTCCTGCCTCTGGGTGCCGTAGAACAGCTGCACCTGATTGGCCAAACATTGAGCCTGGTGGACGGTCtgcagggagggggaggaggaggagggacagaCGGTTTAACACGCTGAAATGAAAAGACTAGCTGTGGTTGTTTAGGAGCGTTTATCCTCCATCAAAGGCAAGTCTGTGAGAGTTAACACTGCAGGGGGGAGAACTTACAATAAACTTTGGGTCCAGTTCTGCTGTCATGAGGATGATGCCTTTCTCCTCCTTCAGGTCTGGGTAGTGATAGAGGATGAGCTGACTGGGAGCGTTCTCACCCATCATCTGAACACCAACAggatgagagaaaaacaaagtcgACATGAGCTCAAACCTTTATACTGAGAGTTAATCTAATCCTGTTTATAAGTCGCAGAGATTCCATTTTTATCAGCATTAAACTTGAACAACACTTGTTCGGTCGCCTGGTTTGTTGTGTGAACTTCAGTGTCCTGCAGATAACAGATATATCGGattttcccagcagcacctgAACGTGGCCTGTCAGCTGATTTACCTGGACGTTGATGAGGGAGGTGAAGTGGAGCTCGTTTCCGGACCACTGACCTAGGAAGTACTCGTAACCCTCCTTCTGAGGCACAGCGTAGAGGAACTATGGGGAGAGAGGTTCACAAGTGAAGTGACTAGAAGCAGAACAAAATGATCCACGTTTGTAGAGGGAATCCTAATCAGATTATtaatctgattctgatttcagATGTTATTAACTAGGGATGTGCATTCAAGCAAAAATGACAGCTGACAAAGTCTCTGACGTTTTCTCTGGATTTGAATCTCACAGACTTGAGCCTGTTTCGTTGATACCTGGCATTaatactttcttcttcttttcttattaAGACAAAGGTTGCATGGACTATACGATTCTTTTTTatacactaaccctaaccctgactatttaaatgtaaaaatcatGACTCATATTAACCTGGTATTTGTAAAACAGGAAGATAAAGTGAACATGTGCTTTTGGTTTGTAATGACAGTAACTCAGTGCGAGCAGCAGTGGTCTTACCATCTGACAGGACTTTGATCTGTTGAAAATCACCTCATAGATCTGAGCCTGCAAGGAGGAAGACAGGTTATTAGATTATTAGAACCTTACAAAGCATGCAAACAGACCTTTCTGCATCATTAGTTGATCTATAATACTGTCACTTTATGCATTTATGACATTATTTCTGCACACCTTAATATGTTTCATGGTAAGATAAAGGCAGATGCACAGTACAGTtaagaaaaccaaaataaactacttagaaaaaaacactgaaaacagggGGACACTTTTAAGGGAAGGGTACTTATTTGGTTTCTTAATAccaaggaagagagagaaaaaaaagtacatcaAAGTACAAAAGAGATATGACTGGCTGCTGgctgttaatttttttaatctgatcCTCTGGTGTTGTACTCACAGGGATGGCGGCACTGATTGTGTCCTTGGTGGAATAATATTTCATCCAAAGCTGagagaaggaataaaaagaagaagcttgAATTGTATTCAACAAACTTTAAGATGACTGTTGGTTGAACTGGAGTGGTCCTGAAGTGTTCACCTCTGTGATTTCCTCCCCCGTCTTGTCCTTGATCAACTCCAGATTGAGGATGGAGTCGAGCGTCTGAACAACACATTACAGAGTCTGTTAGCAGCGCacacttcatcttcatcatagtATCTGCTTTCTGTTGAGTTAAAGTGACATGGGGAACTTATACAATGCAGAAAATGGCTACTGAGGGAAGGTTATGTCCAAATCTGCACCAACACATCAGGCATGATCCCAAAAACAggatgtaaaatgaaaaaaaggcagTAAAATCATACAAAAATGACTTGATAAGTCAGtttaaattcaaaatgtgaCAAGTCTAAAAGTTGGCTGATGTTTTGAAAGGCCCAAGTTTAACTTATTCAAATTTACTGGTTTTCTATTTCACATAATGGTTAAAAATGTACAAGTTTTAATTCAAAATTTggtcaaaaacaacaaataaacccTCTTTTTTGAGTgttctgtaataataataaccatatcttttttatttatttactcagacAAGATCTTAATACGaccataaaacagaacaaatgtaAAAGGTAAAAGCCTTCCATCTCACCTTGTTCTTTGTGAAACCTCCTGACGCTCCATCACCCGCAGCTTTCTTGTCCCTCTCCTCCAGCTACAAGGTCCACAAGAAAATTATGTCACATTAAACCCAGCCACTTGCAAATTGAGAAATTAAACCACTGAACTAAGTCTATCATCctttttcatagtttagatAATACAGACAGGAGCAGTACACTTTACACTGGGACCAGGGAAAGACCAAAAGTGATCAGACGTGTGTAAAGACGGATGTTGAATTTATGACTGTAAAAAGTTGAATATTTCAGCCTTATTTCTGTCAGTATTGATACCCCACCTCCTTCTCCATGAGCTGGACAAACTCCGCCTGCTTTGAGTGTCCGAGCACTTCATTCTTCACCTCGTGCCGGTTCTCCAGCCGGGTCTTGTACTCCTGAGGTTTGGAACTGAAAACAAGATAACCAATATCAGTATTACATAATGTACCTAACATAAGGCACTTTTAAAAGGCTGAATCCTTAATTTATTCTGTTAGAATAACTTCAGTGATCATTTAGAGTTTACGAACAGCTTGATAAAGCCCCATACTGAAGATTCAACTTCATATCTTCTATTATGTttacactttaactttttcagaGACAGATAATGTTTTTACTGATCTCTATTTAAGTATAATgttataaacattttaaatattatattaaattaaaaatatattaatttgATTCAAAAGATGACTTTGATTGAAATgaaatttagattacttttaactgtttgcaataaacaatcaagtaaacttaagacctacctttttaatctagcttctaatttggagtaatttatttttagctctgGACTCTTTACAATTTtactattgctgttgttttctgtcactgttATTCTGTGGAGCACTtcgggctgcatgtttttatgtatgaaaggtgctacataaataaagttgagttcaaATCAGGTGTGATGGCCACTCTAGAATATTCCAGGACTTCTTCTCAAACTAAGCCTTGGTGGACTTTGATGTAAGATTCGGATCACTGTCCTGTTAGAAGGTCCAACAACGCCCGAGCTTCAGCTTCCTTTCACGTGGCATGACATTTTCTCCTAGGATGTCCTGTTACTTCACTGAATCCATCTTGCCTCCAGTGCCAGAAGaagcaaagcagccccagagCATCACTGAGCCATCGCCATGCATCACTGTAGGCAAGACGCTCTTTTCAACACTCATGTAATTCTTCCTCTTTAAGACATGCCGCTGATCCAAAGGCCAAAATAACTCcagttttgtttcatttctgtggcTTATTCATTTATATGATTTAAAGAACACTGGAGCTGATTTTACTTATACAATATAAAAGTGTCATAAACTGTTTAAATTTGAGAAGACACTTATTATACAAATATCAGGTGAGACGAGCTATTTGAGTTATCCTTTTTCAATTTGTTTATTGCAAACAGCTGAACGTTTTCATTTTGCTAATAAACATAATTTGCAATGGGGATTGAATAATTTCCAGTGCACTTGTTTATATTACATCTTCCAGAACAAATCTAGAATATACCTTTACATTTGCTTTTGGACTATGAACCACAAAAGTCAAAGACCTTATGCGGCATACATTCTTACATTCCATTAATATCCACGGCTGTTTAATCTACACTATAATAAATACAAGGCAAAgtgcatttaaaatgttaaattgtagaAATTAGTAAATATTGACAGCTTAAATGTAAGCCGAATGCTTTATAAGCTCGTTAGACTTTAGAAAAACTCCTTTATTACAGtctttgaagaaaacaaactagTATAAAGTGAAGTTTTGTTTAAAATAGCGCAATTTCAGACGGAGTTTTGTCGACCGTCAGAACGGTATGTTAGCTGAGCTAGCCAACTGACCTGCGCAGCTTCTGGATCTTGTCCTGGTACTTGTTGAAATACGGGTTTTCCTCCAGATCCGGCTCCTTGCGCACCGAGAAGGCTCGGAACTGCGCAGGTACGAGCCCCGGGATCAGCGTCCTGATGCCGGTGGCCCTGACCGCAAGCATACCTCGGTACAAACATGACATTTGAACCAAGGCCGCCGCCATCTTTCCATCGCTGCCGTCCAGCATCTATGACGGTCCGACGGGGGAGCAGCTTTCATACGTTGGTTCCGGCCAAAATAAACAGAGTGAGGCGGGGCTATTCTTTATATTAACGCTGTTAACTTGTTATTTTAGCAACCATAAAAatttaacaaacaaactaaGGGCGAAACACCACAACATTTTAGGAAACACGActaaatttaagaaaacacaacatttcaggtCCACCGAACAATACGACTGAATTCACCATAAtaagtattttattcattttgccATATCTAATCGTACTTTGGTGGATtctcaaagtattttttaatgtatagaCTTTttgagacaaagctgatatATTAAAAGTTTCCCCCTACTGTCTGAATGTTGCTCTGACATGTTGTGACCCCTAGATGTCACTACATCTCTTCATTAGGCCCTGGCTGAACATCTTTATGTACAAAAGAAAGCTGGTATAATTAAGCATTATGTAGCTTAATGCTCACAATCATTTCATTATAAGGCTGATAGATGAATAAACATGAGTAACTTTAGACTCATACTGATGTTCTTATCTTTCTTTCCTactctgatgtgtttttctctgtgtgtatttgtgtgcataCTGGTAGTAAATTTAATGAGATGTGTGTTTCCCCTGATGACCCTCTGAGTGCTTATGTGTTTACTTTCCACAGACAATCATTATCTAATCACTAATCAATACACAAATCAGCTGGGAGCTGTTCATGGCacgtgatggtgatgatgattgTGATGAAGGTGATGGTTGAAGCGTGTTTGTTTATATGCTTATCGTCCATATCAATGATAGCGTTCAATAGAAAAACACTCAAAGCagctttttaacatgttttgtcGGATATTGTGGAGCTGCAGAATTATAACTTAGAATGTCAGATTTCTGTAAgggtaattaaaaaaagacctcCTTGAGTACTTCATGATGTAGACTTTATCAACCCTAAACCGCAGCCCTACATCTGCACACATAGACATCATGTGACCTCAGAGCACTATCAAgcttcaaataaaatcatttaagtCAAGGGTTTCAGGTTTAGtatgacattttgaaatattttatattcaacatGAACATCAGAAAGAGATACATTCTTCCCTTTTACCTATATGGATTCATTCATCCGTGCTACTTGGGCATTTATTCAAGAGAAGCAGTGAATTTCAAGACTTGTGTTAATATATTTTGTAATTAAGGAACCATTGAAACTATCTGGATCACAGACAACTCCATAGTAAAATGGGTGCAaagtaaaattattatttcagtgCTTACCTGAGAAATCCTGAAAAGACTGAAGAATGTTGACCTGTCTTTTTCAtggctccagtgaggaactgtatgtgttgattttagcgcccccttgtggacaaataGAAACCTCTTATATATTTGTTCTTGCTTGTTCTGTGCATTTGAgtaaatctcatcctgctttctttgaaaagtcaaaataattATCAGCTGTGGTTACAGCAAAAGTGTCATCACTGTGCTGTAAAGTGTCATCTGTCTCATCTGACACCGACCTCTATACATGTTACAGCCTTTGAAAGTTACACTATAGAAAGTGTACATTTTgatgttgatggtcttgtttgctttgcagTTCATAAAGAAACCTCACTGCTGATTTCAATATGTTTATAACCACATAAAAactgctcacaggagctttaagtgaaacaaaaaagttgggctttaaaggcacagtgagaaGTTTCCAtgctgtgttgattctggcgccccctctggatgaaATCGGTAGTGTTCAAGACGACCTCTGTCAGGATGCA
The genomic region above belongs to Notolabrus celidotus isolate fNotCel1 chromosome 2, fNotCel1.pri, whole genome shotgun sequence and contains:
- the atpaf1 gene encoding ATP synthase mitochondrial F1 complex assembly factor 1, coding for MLDGSDGKMAAALVQMSCLYRGMLAVRATGIRTLIPGLVPAQFRAFSVRKEPDLEENPYFNKYQDKIQKLRSSKPQEYKTRLENRHEVKNEVLGHSKQAEFVQLMEKELEERDKKAAGDGASGGFTKNKTLDSILNLELIKDKTGEEITELWMKYYSTKDTISAAIPAQIYEVIFNRSKSCQMFLYAVPQKEGYEYFLGQWSGNELHFTSLINVQMMGENAPSQLILYHYPDLKEEKGIILMTAELDPKFITVHQAQCLANQVQLFYGTQRQETFRLVETFNHHPADFKHMLVIAELEQSGLSPAIAPGGS